In one window of Rhodoglobus vestalii DNA:
- a CDS encoding LuxR C-terminal-related transcriptional regulator, producing the protein MTHEIVNIRYRQYSDALHSAGSTDEVITAYLKTVGEVIPAAAHGVYELDTASLSVIRSRSNSRGNWLDLYEEYGRQDDPVLQFVLKQGRAVDSSRLLSDEQWESSGARKALSFRGLAHSLEAPVVVSGVFFGTINLARPAEFPAFSSAELHTASLVSEQLAIALERALHHETTGRRVSTLERTLDRLGQAVIVTTLEGQVLYQNRTALREWGVEVDVEGSPLPGATADAIVTAMSEFRGLGKRVSIRNLEDERLNRRAVMKSYRLSDSEDTAVSLIFPYADGPAARQLPVWDVLTRREQEIAQLVSEGLTTKQISGRAFISENTTKQHLKRIFVKTGVSSRAELIQLIWTSGHANHTN; encoded by the coding sequence ATGACTCACGAAATTGTGAATATTCGATACAGGCAATACTCTGACGCGCTTCATTCCGCAGGAAGCACAGATGAGGTTATCACCGCTTATCTCAAAACGGTAGGCGAAGTTATTCCCGCCGCGGCCCATGGCGTCTACGAACTCGACACGGCCAGTCTTTCGGTGATCAGGTCCCGATCCAACTCTCGCGGCAATTGGCTCGATCTGTACGAAGAGTACGGACGGCAAGACGATCCCGTTCTCCAGTTCGTGCTCAAGCAAGGCCGCGCAGTTGACTCCTCGCGACTGCTTAGCGATGAGCAATGGGAGTCATCCGGTGCTCGCAAGGCCCTCAGCTTTCGAGGCCTCGCGCACTCTCTCGAAGCACCAGTAGTGGTTTCGGGGGTCTTCTTTGGGACAATCAACCTCGCCCGTCCCGCAGAATTTCCGGCATTCTCCTCCGCCGAGCTACACACCGCGAGCCTGGTAAGTGAACAGCTGGCAATCGCACTAGAACGGGCCCTGCACCACGAAACAACGGGCCGTCGGGTTTCTACCTTGGAGCGGACACTTGATCGTCTAGGCCAAGCCGTAATCGTCACAACCCTTGAAGGACAAGTGCTCTACCAAAACCGCACCGCGCTGCGTGAATGGGGCGTCGAGGTCGATGTGGAAGGTTCGCCATTGCCCGGGGCGACCGCCGACGCAATCGTGACAGCCATGAGTGAGTTCCGCGGCTTAGGAAAAAGGGTCTCGATCCGCAATCTAGAAGACGAGAGGCTAAACCGGAGGGCAGTAATGAAGTCCTACCGACTCTCTGACAGCGAAGACACCGCCGTGTCTCTTATCTTTCCTTATGCTGACGGCCCTGCCGCGCGGCAGCTTCCGGTCTGGGACGTACTTACGCGTCGCGAACAAGAGATCGCCCAGCTCGTCAGCGAAGGACTCACCACTAAACAAATCTCGGGGCGCGCCTTCATCAGTGAGAACACCACCAAGCAGCACTTGAAGCGCATCTTTGTGAAAACTGGCGTGAGCTCACGCGCAGAACTCATCCAACTGATCTGGACTTCAGGCCACGCCAATCACACGAACTAA
- a CDS encoding acyl-CoA dehydrogenase family protein, translating to MKRDLYTPEQESFRATVADFISRAVVPELSRWESQGYVDPEFFLRAAEQGLLGSDPRISADFRFSSILYEELVAVGATGVAMAMGGFNDLVEPYISRFATTEQKLRWLPRLRAGKQLAALAITESAAGSDLRGIRTVADRDGDSFIVNGSKTLIGSAGIAGVFIVLVATSPGEFSLLVIDKDAPGIVRGPSLAKIGLHSQQMGSLEFVDARVPVSNLLGEEGKALDYLRTNLPQERLVVALMATASSERMLRLALDQARSRTIAGRPVGEYQANLFMLAELATQVEAGRAFIDRCILGFVNDELSAVEAAMAKLWATEAQQDIATRSLQIHGGAGYLADHPATREFLDARASTIYAGTSEVMKHIVGRDLLRDY from the coding sequence GTGAAGCGCGATCTTTATACCCCGGAGCAGGAGTCGTTTCGCGCCACGGTCGCTGACTTCATTAGCCGCGCGGTCGTCCCAGAGCTTTCCCGCTGGGAATCGCAAGGATATGTTGATCCTGAATTCTTCCTGCGCGCAGCGGAGCAAGGCCTTCTCGGCAGTGACCCGAGGATAAGCGCCGACTTCCGATTCAGCTCGATTCTCTATGAAGAGCTGGTCGCGGTCGGAGCCACGGGGGTTGCTATGGCAATGGGTGGTTTCAACGACCTTGTTGAACCTTATATCTCCCGTTTTGCAACCACGGAGCAGAAACTGAGGTGGCTTCCGCGGCTTCGCGCGGGCAAGCAGTTGGCAGCACTGGCAATAACTGAGTCGGCGGCCGGAAGTGATTTGCGAGGTATCCGCACCGTCGCGGATCGCGATGGTGATTCCTTCATCGTCAACGGATCGAAGACTCTCATTGGAAGCGCAGGGATCGCCGGAGTTTTTATCGTCCTTGTCGCTACGAGTCCGGGCGAGTTTTCCCTCCTCGTTATCGACAAGGACGCTCCCGGAATAGTGCGGGGGCCGAGCTTAGCCAAGATTGGGCTTCACTCGCAGCAGATGGGAAGTCTCGAGTTTGTGGACGCTCGTGTTCCGGTTTCGAATCTCTTGGGCGAAGAGGGCAAAGCGTTGGACTATCTGCGAACTAATCTGCCGCAGGAACGGCTCGTGGTTGCGTTAATGGCGACGGCCTCGTCAGAGCGGATGCTGCGCCTCGCCCTTGACCAAGCACGAAGCAGGACGATAGCTGGTCGGCCAGTTGGCGAATACCAAGCGAACCTCTTCATGCTCGCAGAGCTGGCAACTCAGGTCGAAGCAGGTCGGGCGTTCATCGATCGGTGCATTCTGGGCTTCGTCAACGACGAGCTCTCGGCGGTGGAAGCAGCGATGGCCAAGTTGTGGGCTACAGAAGCTCAGCAAGATATCGCGACTCGCTCGCTACAAATTCATGGTGGTGCGGGCTATCTCGCGGATCACCCCGCCACTCGTGAGTTTTTGGACGCACGAGCTTCCACTATTTACGCAGGAACCAGCGAGGTAATGAAACACATCGTTGGTAGGGACCTTCTGCGTGACTACTAA
- the dctP gene encoding TRAP transporter substrate-binding protein DctP: MGCSVSGGADQGNEESVTLKYAFYAPAGTHAGQQAEKWAEELDDRTSGNATVELFLGGTLLGANDIFDGVKNGLVDVGLDSPHNDEGRFPFTSVMALPLDIPDTVVGSAVLYDLIEEFEPAEYEGFHIITAFTAEPAFVQTIDKVETAEDLAGMQLRVNGATNVALMEGFGAVPVGMPITEVAQALQTNVVDGYVSSRDVLRDFGLAEAINYYVDYPVGLAGTFVAVMTEDRYAALSDDVKATIDELKPEMRDFAAKYQDTQSVGQALKWSVDEYGLETIELSESQVPIWDKKAEAAVTSWLSAHADADFDAQAVLERARELIAQYSN; encoded by the coding sequence ATGGGTTGCTCAGTCAGTGGTGGCGCTGACCAGGGGAACGAAGAATCAGTCACGCTTAAGTACGCGTTTTATGCGCCAGCGGGAACCCACGCAGGTCAGCAGGCAGAAAAATGGGCTGAAGAATTGGATGACCGGACCTCCGGAAATGCGACCGTCGAGCTGTTCCTCGGAGGCACACTGCTCGGCGCCAACGATATTTTCGATGGCGTCAAGAACGGACTGGTGGACGTTGGTCTAGATAGTCCTCACAACGATGAAGGTCGCTTCCCGTTTACCTCGGTGATGGCTCTCCCTTTGGATATTCCTGACACCGTGGTTGGTAGTGCGGTCTTGTACGACCTGATCGAAGAGTTCGAGCCCGCGGAATATGAAGGCTTCCACATCATCACAGCGTTCACTGCCGAGCCGGCTTTCGTTCAGACCATCGACAAGGTTGAAACAGCTGAGGATCTTGCGGGGATGCAACTGCGTGTTAATGGCGCAACCAACGTTGCACTCATGGAAGGGTTTGGGGCGGTCCCGGTAGGCATGCCGATCACCGAGGTTGCTCAAGCGCTCCAAACGAATGTGGTCGATGGCTATGTGTCATCTCGTGACGTTCTTCGCGACTTCGGACTCGCCGAGGCCATCAATTATTACGTGGATTACCCCGTCGGGCTCGCCGGCACGTTCGTCGCTGTCATGACCGAAGATCGCTATGCAGCGTTGTCCGACGATGTTAAAGCGACGATCGATGAGCTGAAACCCGAAATGCGGGATTTTGCCGCGAAATATCAAGACACTCAGAGCGTTGGTCAGGCTCTCAAGTGGAGTGTTGACGAGTACGGGCTCGAGACCATTGAGCTCAGCGAAAGCCAGGTTCCTATCTGGGATAAGAAAGCTGAGGCTGCGGTGACGAGCTGGTTGAGTGCTCATGCAGATGCTGATTTCGATGCTCAAGCCGTTTTAGAGCGCGCGAGAGAACTCATCGCGCAGTACAGCAACTAG
- a CDS encoding acyl-CoA synthetase, with protein sequence MLDEGIGSWTDRRARVDPQKIAIRFGEETYTYGQLHDRSIRLANVLKSLGIGRGDRVAYLGKNHPSLAEALFACGKLGAVFLPLNTRLAAPEYEYILNDAEPSVLIHESDFEEILREVASSVLPSTLISIGESEHSDYETRLKVASNDAPQVRVRLDDLCMIQYTSGTTGHPKGVMLTHGNITWNSINMMIDVDFSNDEVSLLPVPMFHTAGINNLFLTTILKGGTVVIMRSWNTEHAIDLIEKHRVTLLLGVPTIFQALAESARWTTADFSSLRSLPCGAAPLPLPLIERYAERGLKFLQGYGMTESSPNATFLREDKSVEKIGSAGTPCFFSDLRIVDTSGTDVAVGERGEILLQGPNVMSGYWRQAESTRNTLSDDGWLRTGDIAEQDEHGFVFIVDRIKDLIISGGENIYPAEIEGVLLRHPAIADSAVVGVFDARWGEAGHAFVVLHPGATVTSVELHEYARSNLAGYKVPRSFQTIGTLPRNATGKIMKVILRGLADVGDD encoded by the coding sequence ATGTTAGACGAAGGAATTGGCTCGTGGACCGACCGTCGAGCGCGAGTTGACCCGCAAAAGATTGCCATACGTTTTGGAGAAGAAACCTATACGTATGGGCAGTTGCACGACCGCAGTATCCGATTGGCGAATGTTCTCAAGAGTCTCGGCATTGGGCGCGGGGACCGTGTTGCCTACTTGGGGAAAAATCACCCTTCGCTGGCAGAGGCATTGTTCGCTTGTGGAAAGTTGGGTGCAGTCTTCTTGCCCTTAAACACTCGCCTTGCAGCGCCGGAGTACGAGTACATCCTCAACGACGCGGAGCCGAGTGTACTGATTCACGAGTCAGACTTCGAGGAGATCTTGCGCGAGGTCGCTTCTAGCGTGCTTCCGTCTACCCTAATCAGCATCGGGGAATCAGAACATTCCGACTATGAAACACGGCTAAAGGTAGCGTCGAATGACGCGCCTCAGGTTCGCGTGAGACTGGATGATCTCTGCATGATCCAATACACGTCGGGTACGACGGGCCACCCCAAGGGGGTGATGCTTACCCATGGAAACATCACTTGGAACTCGATCAATATGATGATCGACGTTGATTTTTCAAATGACGAAGTAAGTCTCCTGCCGGTGCCAATGTTCCACACAGCGGGGATCAATAACCTCTTCCTAACCACAATTCTCAAGGGAGGGACGGTAGTGATCATGCGCTCGTGGAACACGGAACACGCTATCGACCTAATCGAGAAGCACCGAGTGACCCTCCTACTCGGAGTGCCGACAATATTCCAAGCGCTTGCCGAATCAGCAAGGTGGACAACAGCAGATTTCTCCTCTCTGAGAAGTTTGCCCTGTGGCGCAGCCCCCTTGCCGCTTCCGCTAATCGAACGGTACGCAGAACGTGGTCTGAAATTCCTCCAGGGCTACGGCATGACTGAATCCTCGCCGAATGCCACCTTTTTGCGCGAAGACAAGAGCGTGGAAAAAATCGGCTCAGCTGGCACTCCTTGTTTCTTCTCCGATCTGCGAATTGTCGATACCTCAGGTACGGATGTTGCCGTCGGCGAGCGGGGAGAGATTCTGCTTCAGGGTCCCAACGTGATGTCAGGATACTGGCGGCAAGCTGAGAGTACCCGAAACACGCTTTCCGATGATGGCTGGTTGCGCACCGGAGATATTGCGGAACAAGATGAGCACGGCTTCGTCTTCATAGTTGATCGGATAAAGGACCTGATAATTTCTGGAGGAGAAAATATCTACCCCGCAGAAATTGAAGGTGTTCTGCTGCGGCACCCGGCAATTGCAGATAGCGCGGTCGTTGGGGTATTTGATGCTCGCTGGGGAGAAGCAGGTCACGCTTTCGTTGTATTGCATCCGGGGGCCACAGTTACGTCGGTCGAGCTACACGAGTATGCGCGTTCGAACCTCGCAGGTTATAAGGTTCCCAGGTCTTTTCAGACGATCGGAACTCTGCCGAGAAACGCCACTGGAAAGATCATGAAGGTCATCCTGCGTGGTCTAGCTGATGTGGGTGATGATTGA
- a CDS encoding TRAP transporter substrate-binding protein: MLKNSHRYMGFAALVAGALVLTGCTAEGGQAAGDEPITLSYAFFAPAASFPAVQMEEWANQISERTDGQVEVELFVGGTLLSSGDIFDGVTEGVVDIGMDSPAYDTGRFPFSSVMNVPIGMDSAETSSRTFLSLLEEYEPEEFDGYEIITAFTTEASYLQTKTPIQSEADIAGMSLRAAGANVPVLEELRAAPIGMSMAEVSEALNTGVIQGYMSSREVMKDFGLAESIRSVTNYPFGTSNSFVAVMDKARYDALPESVKTVIAELREEMMLFASQGHDESIQAAIDFAKDEHGVEIVEVEEAARAKWDKILNGQADQWVKTNGDSYFDAEGVLARMRELAAENAAR, encoded by the coding sequence ATGCTCAAGAATAGTCATCGATACATGGGGTTCGCTGCTCTAGTTGCGGGTGCGTTGGTTCTGACCGGCTGTACTGCAGAGGGGGGACAGGCCGCTGGTGATGAACCAATCACCCTGAGTTACGCGTTCTTCGCGCCAGCAGCATCGTTCCCCGCAGTCCAGATGGAAGAATGGGCAAACCAGATCAGTGAGCGGACCGATGGTCAGGTTGAAGTTGAACTGTTCGTGGGTGGCACACTACTCAGCTCAGGGGACATTTTTGACGGAGTCACCGAGGGAGTTGTCGACATCGGTATGGACTCACCCGCGTATGACACTGGTCGGTTCCCGTTCTCTTCTGTGATGAATGTGCCCATCGGAATGGACAGTGCGGAGACGTCATCACGCACTTTCTTGAGCCTTCTCGAAGAGTATGAGCCAGAAGAGTTCGATGGATATGAGATCATTACCGCGTTCACGACAGAGGCGTCGTACCTCCAGACAAAGACCCCCATCCAGTCAGAAGCTGACATTGCGGGTATGTCCCTTCGTGCCGCCGGGGCAAATGTACCGGTGCTTGAAGAACTCAGAGCGGCACCAATCGGCATGTCGATGGCCGAGGTCTCTGAAGCGCTGAACACCGGCGTGATCCAGGGCTACATGTCATCACGTGAGGTGATGAAGGACTTCGGTCTCGCCGAGTCGATCAGGTCTGTAACCAACTACCCCTTTGGAACGTCGAACAGTTTTGTAGCTGTCATGGACAAGGCTCGCTATGACGCCCTGCCAGAAAGCGTAAAGACCGTTATTGCTGAATTGCGCGAAGAAATGATGTTGTTTGCGTCGCAGGGCCACGATGAATCGATCCAAGCTGCGATTGACTTCGCTAAAGATGAACATGGTGTTGAGATCGTAGAAGTCGAAGAAGCCGCGCGGGCCAAGTGGGACAAGATTTTGAACGGACAGGCAGACCAGTGGGTGAAGACGAACGGGGACTCGTATTTCGATGCCGAAGGTGTACTCGCTCGCATGCGAGAACTAGCTGCTGAAAATGCCGCGCGATGA
- a CDS encoding TRAP transporter small permease — MTGFLPRIIPAIARVTAAIAGVALISAVILLVSGIVFRLFGNPIAVTYEVMGLLAVVVLGLSFGDGQVAKAHVAIDLFTARLNKPAQLILEAVITLLSIATFIVVMYALWGYGVGQTKTGTTTELLKVPTWPWVFVLMFGFGVVVLALIQDFLKIIQAWITKTPLEDEQK, encoded by the coding sequence ATGACGGGGTTCCTTCCTCGCATAATTCCGGCGATCGCGCGTGTAACCGCCGCGATCGCCGGGGTGGCGTTAATCTCGGCGGTCATATTGCTGGTGAGCGGTATCGTCTTTCGTCTCTTCGGAAACCCCATCGCTGTCACCTACGAGGTGATGGGATTGCTTGCGGTGGTCGTTCTGGGGCTCAGCTTTGGTGATGGACAGGTTGCCAAGGCCCACGTTGCCATTGACTTGTTCACCGCACGTCTTAATAAGCCCGCTCAGCTGATACTTGAAGCCGTAATAACACTCCTTTCGATCGCGACATTCATCGTCGTAATGTATGCACTGTGGGGCTACGGCGTGGGGCAGACGAAGACCGGCACGACCACAGAGCTTCTCAAGGTTCCCACCTGGCCGTGGGTATTTGTCCTCATGTTCGGATTTGGCGTGGTCGTACTGGCGCTCATCCAAGATTTCCTCAAAATAATTCAGGCGTGGATTACCAAGACGCCGCTGGAAGATGAACAAAAATGA
- a CDS encoding crotonase/enoyl-CoA hydratase family protein, with amino-acid sequence MIETVHSETRGTTLLITITREEKRNALDIGTISEIARLINGVGSEVRAVVLTAAGDHFSAGLDLYELVDGTAWDTVQSSRNWHEYMNQIQFGPVPVISALHGAVIGGGLELAASTHIRVADSTAYYALPEAARGLYVGGGGSARLPKLISLARMTDMMLTGRVLTAEEGHAAGLSQYLVATGKALETALELAEAVARNTKLTNFAVNHVLPRINDSSQEVGLLTESLMAALAKTDPQAQERLAEFLDGRSARVRPTNA; translated from the coding sequence ATGATCGAAACTGTTCACAGCGAGACGCGCGGCACTACGTTGCTCATCACGATTACGCGGGAGGAAAAGCGCAATGCACTCGACATCGGTACGATCTCTGAGATAGCTAGGCTCATCAACGGAGTTGGCTCAGAAGTGCGGGCAGTTGTGCTCACGGCTGCTGGTGATCACTTCAGTGCCGGCCTCGACCTATATGAACTTGTCGACGGCACTGCCTGGGACACCGTGCAGTCTTCCCGAAACTGGCACGAGTACATGAACCAAATCCAGTTTGGACCGGTGCCAGTGATTTCTGCGCTTCATGGCGCTGTAATCGGTGGCGGGCTGGAGCTCGCAGCCTCAACACACATCCGCGTCGCTGATTCCACCGCGTATTATGCCCTGCCAGAGGCAGCTCGCGGACTCTACGTGGGGGGAGGCGGGTCGGCTAGGTTGCCCAAGCTGATTAGCTTGGCGCGGATGACTGACATGATGCTCACCGGCCGTGTTCTTACAGCAGAGGAGGGTCACGCGGCGGGGCTGTCTCAGTACCTTGTGGCTACAGGGAAGGCGCTGGAAACTGCGCTCGAACTGGCTGAGGCTGTCGCGAGGAATACGAAGCTAACGAACTTTGCGGTGAATCACGTGCTTCCGCGGATCAATGATTCTTCTCAGGAGGTCGGGCTGCTAACGGAATCGCTGATGGCGGCATTAGCGAAGACTGACCCTCAAGCCCAAGAACGATTGGCCGAATTCCTCGATGGCCGCTCGGCGCGGGTGCGCCCCACAAATGCATAG
- a CDS encoding TRAP transporter large permease, with the protein MSPMLLAVLSIVVLLVLIFLRMPISFALFAVGLSGMVIFAGPGAALQLIASDIYRQASSYSMVVIPLFIFMGQVIFNSGMSTKLFNSAYKWLGHFPGGVAATTIAASAAFSAVSGSNAAATATMGAIAIPEMKKYGYDKKFAGGTVAIGGTLGILIPPSTALIIIAVQSEQSITTLFRAALFPGVLVGTLLVITALVVAWRKPALGPVGPKATWGERFRSLGGTVEIAVIFVFAVVGMFVGWFTPTEAAGVGAAGAVLIAVLTRSLTWAAFRRSVTETLRISAFVVLLVVGAVAFGRFLTLTRMPFELADSVQALPVAPVVVLLIVLLIYLLGGALMDGLGFLVISIPLFFPLLSALGYDLVWTTIIVALVTTLGAVTPPIGVNAFIVTGIDPDISIVDTFRGVAPYFVPYVLVIAAFIVWPGLILFAA; encoded by the coding sequence ATGAGCCCAATGCTTTTAGCCGTGCTCAGCATCGTGGTCCTCCTTGTTCTAATTTTCTTGCGAATGCCGATTTCTTTCGCGCTGTTCGCTGTTGGCTTGAGCGGGATGGTCATATTCGCTGGACCAGGCGCAGCCTTGCAGCTAATCGCTTCTGACATCTACCGTCAGGCCTCGTCGTACAGCATGGTCGTAATCCCCCTGTTCATTTTTATGGGACAGGTGATTTTCAATTCTGGAATGAGTACGAAACTCTTTAACTCGGCCTATAAGTGGTTAGGGCACTTTCCTGGCGGGGTGGCGGCGACCACAATCGCAGCCAGCGCAGCTTTTTCTGCAGTATCAGGTTCCAATGCAGCAGCGACGGCAACGATGGGGGCCATCGCGATACCAGAGATGAAAAAATACGGTTATGACAAGAAGTTTGCGGGCGGCACCGTTGCCATTGGCGGAACGCTAGGTATCCTGATCCCTCCTTCGACCGCGCTAATCATTATCGCGGTTCAGTCGGAGCAGTCGATCACGACGCTGTTCCGGGCGGCTCTATTTCCCGGAGTGCTCGTAGGTACGCTCCTGGTGATAACAGCTCTTGTTGTTGCGTGGAGAAAGCCTGCGCTTGGACCGGTGGGGCCGAAAGCGACATGGGGCGAAAGGTTCCGGTCGCTCGGCGGTACGGTCGAAATCGCGGTGATCTTCGTGTTCGCCGTAGTGGGCATGTTCGTGGGTTGGTTCACGCCAACGGAGGCCGCTGGCGTTGGAGCAGCAGGGGCTGTGCTTATCGCTGTGTTGACGCGTTCTCTCACCTGGGCTGCTTTCCGGCGCTCTGTTACTGAGACTCTGCGGATCAGCGCCTTTGTCGTGCTGCTGGTGGTGGGCGCCGTTGCGTTCGGAAGGTTCTTGACGCTGACACGGATGCCTTTTGAATTGGCCGACTCAGTACAAGCACTGCCTGTGGCTCCCGTCGTTGTTCTCCTAATCGTACTTTTGATTTACCTCCTTGGTGGAGCTTTGATGGACGGCTTGGGTTTCTTGGTTATCAGCATCCCCTTGTTCTTCCCTCTGCTTTCAGCGCTCGGCTACGATCTGGTATGGACCACCATTATCGTTGCGCTCGTGACGACGCTAGGGGCCGTTACCCCTCCTATCGGGGTTAACGCGTTCATCGTGACCGGCATCGACCCAGACATTAGCATTGTCGATACGTTCCGTGGGGTAGCACCATATTTCGTGCCGTACGTGCTGGTAATAGCAGCGTTTATCGTGTGGCCTGGCCTCATACTGTTTGCCGCCTGA
- a CDS encoding amidase, giving the protein MSRMPKTVELSARDIVDRVRAGELTRVEVVQAHLDVVASSNASVGALVAVRGEEALREADEADRTGNYRGILDGVPMSVKSEYDVAGLPTTHGNKNMVDEIARQDSPVVARLRAQGAIIIGKGNQPDFAMRWNTHSSELGWTRNPRDLNKSVGGSSGGDAAAVAAGMVAVGFGTDLAGSIRVPAAFSQIYGLRATPGRIPYASEHRDSVRSPAVEAMSSQGPLARTVDDLRVAFAATAGASARHPFSLSSQPCVEETTGPLRVARIVHQSGADVSPEMEEKVDETCRALEEVGYQIEDAEFPGVNSLPQNCGCMCCRNCAK; this is encoded by the coding sequence ATGAGTCGTATGCCAAAGACGGTAGAACTTTCAGCACGAGACATAGTCGATCGTGTCCGCGCTGGAGAGCTGACGAGAGTTGAAGTGGTTCAGGCGCACTTGGACGTCGTTGCGTCCTCCAATGCGAGCGTGGGGGCCCTTGTGGCAGTCCGAGGTGAAGAAGCGCTTCGAGAAGCTGATGAAGCAGACCGCACCGGCAACTATCGAGGAATTCTCGACGGCGTCCCGATGTCAGTGAAATCTGAGTATGACGTTGCGGGGCTGCCCACTACACATGGCAACAAGAACATGGTCGATGAGATCGCTCGCCAAGACTCGCCCGTAGTCGCTAGGCTACGTGCGCAAGGTGCGATCATCATCGGCAAAGGGAATCAACCCGATTTCGCCATGCGATGGAACACCCACAGCTCTGAGCTGGGATGGACCCGGAACCCCCGCGATTTGAATAAATCAGTGGGCGGATCCTCGGGCGGCGACGCTGCAGCTGTTGCCGCGGGGATGGTTGCTGTCGGGTTCGGCACTGATCTTGCCGGTTCGATTCGTGTACCGGCCGCGTTCTCTCAGATCTACGGGTTGCGTGCCACTCCGGGCCGAATCCCCTATGCGTCGGAGCATCGTGATTCGGTTCGGTCTCCCGCCGTCGAAGCGATGTCATCACAGGGACCCCTCGCGCGGACTGTAGACGACCTGCGCGTCGCTTTCGCCGCTACTGCGGGGGCGAGCGCTCGACACCCCTTCAGCCTTTCCTCACAGCCTTGCGTCGAAGAGACCACGGGTCCCTTGCGCGTGGCCCGAATAGTGCACCAGTCTGGTGCAGACGTTTCTCCGGAGATGGAAGAAAAAGTCGACGAGACTTGCAGGGCACTGGAAGAGGTCGGATACCAAATAGAAGACGCCGAATTCCCCGGGGTGAACTCCTTGCCACAGAACTGCGGCTGCATGTGCTGCCGCAATTGCGCGAAATAA
- a CDS encoding 3-hydroxyacyl-CoA dehydrogenase NAD-binding domain-containing protein: MSARPVATVAVVGTGVIGTSWAVHFLAQGLSVIATDVAPGAEERFQADLARLLPVVENLQVGRGASTERVRFTPVLAEAAAVADFIQENTTEDLTAKQRLIAELDAAADLNVIIASSSSALTPSSLQELCARAPERVLVAHPFDPPHLVPLVEVVGGSQTTDSYIEAAIDFYRSAGKYPVRLRKEVLGHIANRLQAALWREAYSLVDRGVASVADIDVAIASGPGLRWASHGPFVNLALSAGPGGMDSMHKHLGPTISALWNDLGDPGLTKELVEQINAETTKLICELGGEQVREERDSWLAELAKRRL; this comes from the coding sequence GTGAGCGCGCGGCCTGTCGCTACCGTCGCGGTCGTGGGCACTGGTGTCATCGGCACGAGTTGGGCAGTTCACTTTCTCGCGCAAGGGCTCTCTGTGATCGCGACAGATGTCGCCCCCGGTGCGGAAGAACGGTTTCAGGCCGACCTCGCGAGGCTGTTACCAGTCGTGGAAAATCTTCAGGTCGGTCGAGGTGCATCAACTGAGCGAGTGCGATTCACGCCGGTGCTGGCAGAAGCTGCTGCAGTCGCTGATTTCATTCAAGAGAACACGACTGAGGATCTGACAGCAAAGCAGCGGCTCATCGCGGAGTTGGATGCCGCTGCCGATTTGAACGTGATAATCGCAAGCAGCTCATCCGCGCTTACTCCCTCTAGTTTGCAGGAGTTATGTGCTCGTGCCCCCGAGCGAGTGCTAGTTGCCCACCCGTTCGACCCGCCGCACCTCGTTCCGCTAGTCGAAGTCGTCGGTGGTTCGCAGACAACGGACTCCTACATCGAAGCCGCTATCGACTTCTATCGAAGCGCGGGGAAGTACCCGGTGCGACTTCGCAAAGAGGTACTCGGCCACATCGCGAACCGGCTCCAAGCTGCGCTATGGCGTGAGGCCTACTCGCTGGTCGACAGGGGAGTGGCTTCGGTTGCAGATATCGATGTTGCGATTGCTAGTGGGCCGGGTCTTAGGTGGGCCAGCCATGGACCATTCGTTAACTTGGCGCTTTCGGCAGGCCCGGGAGGAATGGACAGTATGCATAAGCATCTTGGTCCAACCATTTCGGCTCTATGGAACGACCTCGGCGATCCGGGGCTGACCAAAGAACTCGTCGAGCAGATCAACGCCGAGACGACGAAGCTCATTTGTGAGCTCGGCGGTGAACAGGTTCGAGAAGAACGTGATTCCTGGCTAGCTGAATTAGCGAAACGCCGGCTCTGA